In a single window of the Panulirus ornatus isolate Po-2019 chromosome 23, ASM3632096v1, whole genome shotgun sequence genome:
- the LOC139756709 gene encoding uncharacterized protein isoform X2: MGVLPQTNMMAGKLLLTSSDTRHNCSIQFLAEVIVASCTDGDSVIRNSGTHKWPFIFSQGDMTELWLQVGDDEVEDDPQITPSTDLLLVGRRGKHRGHLLFPSSGLQPPVRLRWKALQNMKYYFNCITGCLFTRAGKTQPGEHSVFLRQDKSFLQLTLTYKSSVRGQHVVNVTSDDLGPARDLKNVTLVWNDHAGTVGVLVDGAPVANLSRYSALNEAGKVEAEVTEGLGFVSTCDLRYQRVAGPPCAGGDRGRPYDDLNATSSLAVADDSDSSLDASGSSDAIQVISALLAVTLVCLATTIVFALLYYHTNKKLQCLQKATGTTSSTTTTRNSSVRSSHRRKEPVPLQDNEDSTSLSEATLALSETVMTPAPTPGSLSETRSPKFVSTKDFIDLDLN, from the exons ATGGGCGtgttaccacaaaccaacatgaTGGCTGGCAAGCTGCTCCTCACCTCCTCCGACACTCGCCACAACTGTAGTATCCAGTTCCTTGCCGAGGTCATCGTCGCCAGCTGCACCGACGGCGACTCCGTCATCAGGAACTCTGGGACCCACAAATGGCCGTTCATCTTCTCTCAGGGGGACATGACCGAGCTGTGGCTTCAAGTAGGAGACGATGAGGTCGAGGACGACCCCCAGATCACCCCGTCTACGGATCTGTTGCTGGTGGGGCGTCGTGGGAAGCACCGGGGACATCTGCTATTCCCCTCCAGCGGTCTACAGCCTCCAGTCCGCCTACGGTGGAAGGCGCTGCAGAATATGAAATATTACTTCAACTGCATCACGG GATGTTTGTTTACGAGGGCAGGGAAGACGCAGCCTGGCGAACACTCAGTTTTCCTCCGTCAGGATAAGAGCTTTCTTCAGCTAACCTTGACCTACAAGTCGAGCGTCCGAGGTCAGCATGTTGTCAACGTGACCTCGGATGACCTCGGCCCTGCACGGGACTTGAAGAACGTCACTCTGGTTTGGAATGATCACGCTGGGACAGTTGGG GTGCTTGTGGACGGGGCGCCTGTTGCAAACCTTTCCAGGTACTCAGCGCTCAACGAGGCTGGGAAAGTGGAGGCAGAGGTAACAGAAGGACTCGGCTTCGTATCCACCTGTGACCTTCGGTATCAGAGAGTGGCAGGACCTCCTTGTGCCG GAGGAGATCGAGGCCGGCCTTACGATGACCTGAATGCTACTTCGTCGTTGGCTGTGGCTGATGATTCAG ACTCCTCGCTGGACGCCTCCGGCAGCAGCGATGCAATTCAGGTGATCTCGGCGCTGCTGGCTGTGACCCTGGTGTGTCTGGCCACCACCATAGTCTTCGCCCTCCTGTACTACCACACCAACAAGAAGCTACAGTGCCTCCAGAAGGCCACTGGGACCACctctagcaccaccaccaccaggaactctTCTGTCCGATCCAGCCATCGTCGCAAGGAACCTGTCCCTCTGCAAGATAACGAGGATAGCACTAGCCTATCAGAAGCTACCTTAGCCCTGTCAGAGACCGTGATGACGCCAGCCCCGACCCCTGGCTCACTCAGTGAGACAAGGTCACCCAAATTCGTCTCAACCAAAGATTTCATTGATCTTGATCTTAACTGA
- the LOC139756709 gene encoding uncharacterized protein isoform X1 — MRLLLAALCSAALMSMGAAQHPDADAADCVVFDESSDADSSDNLHVKEFERRVSMGVLPQTNMMAGKLLLTSSDTRHNCSIQFLAEVIVASCTDGDSVIRNSGTHKWPFIFSQGDMTELWLQVGDDEVEDDPQITPSTDLLLVGRRGKHRGHLLFPSSGLQPPVRLRWKALQNMKYYFNCITGCLFTRAGKTQPGEHSVFLRQDKSFLQLTLTYKSSVRGQHVVNVTSDDLGPARDLKNVTLVWNDHAGTVGVLVDGAPVANLSRYSALNEAGKVEAEVTEGLGFVSTCDLRYQRVAGPPCAGGDRGRPYDDLNATSSLAVADDSDSSLDASGSSDAIQVISALLAVTLVCLATTIVFALLYYHTNKKLQCLQKATGTTSSTTTTRNSSVRSSHRRKEPVPLQDNEDSTSLSEATLALSETVMTPAPTPGSLSETRSPKFVSTKDFIDLDLN; from the exons ATGAGGCTTTTGCTGGCTGCGCTGTGTTCGGCGGCGCTCATGAGTATGGGCGCGGCCCAACACCCTGACGCAGACGCTGCAG attgTGTCGTGTTCGACGAGAGCAGTGACGCCGATAGCAGCGACAATTTACACGTCAAGGAATTCGAGCGTCGGGTGTCGATGGGCGtgttaccacaaaccaacatgaTGGCTGGCAAGCTGCTCCTCACCTCCTCCGACACTCGCCACAACTGTAGTATCCAGTTCCTTGCCGAGGTCATCGTCGCCAGCTGCACCGACGGCGACTCCGTCATCAGGAACTCTGGGACCCACAAATGGCCGTTCATCTTCTCTCAGGGGGACATGACCGAGCTGTGGCTTCAAGTAGGAGACGATGAGGTCGAGGACGACCCCCAGATCACCCCGTCTACGGATCTGTTGCTGGTGGGGCGTCGTGGGAAGCACCGGGGACATCTGCTATTCCCCTCCAGCGGTCTACAGCCTCCAGTCCGCCTACGGTGGAAGGCGCTGCAGAATATGAAATATTACTTCAACTGCATCACGG GATGTTTGTTTACGAGGGCAGGGAAGACGCAGCCTGGCGAACACTCAGTTTTCCTCCGTCAGGATAAGAGCTTTCTTCAGCTAACCTTGACCTACAAGTCGAGCGTCCGAGGTCAGCATGTTGTCAACGTGACCTCGGATGACCTCGGCCCTGCACGGGACTTGAAGAACGTCACTCTGGTTTGGAATGATCACGCTGGGACAGTTGGG GTGCTTGTGGACGGGGCGCCTGTTGCAAACCTTTCCAGGTACTCAGCGCTCAACGAGGCTGGGAAAGTGGAGGCAGAGGTAACAGAAGGACTCGGCTTCGTATCCACCTGTGACCTTCGGTATCAGAGAGTGGCAGGACCTCCTTGTGCCG GAGGAGATCGAGGCCGGCCTTACGATGACCTGAATGCTACTTCGTCGTTGGCTGTGGCTGATGATTCAG ACTCCTCGCTGGACGCCTCCGGCAGCAGCGATGCAATTCAGGTGATCTCGGCGCTGCTGGCTGTGACCCTGGTGTGTCTGGCCACCACCATAGTCTTCGCCCTCCTGTACTACCACACCAACAAGAAGCTACAGTGCCTCCAGAAGGCCACTGGGACCACctctagcaccaccaccaccaggaactctTCTGTCCGATCCAGCCATCGTCGCAAGGAACCTGTCCCTCTGCAAGATAACGAGGATAGCACTAGCCTATCAGAAGCTACCTTAGCCCTGTCAGAGACCGTGATGACGCCAGCCCCGACCCCTGGCTCACTCAGTGAGACAAGGTCACCCAAATTCGTCTCAACCAAAGATTTCATTGATCTTGATCTTAACTGA